The Argentina anserina chromosome 3, drPotAnse1.1, whole genome shotgun sequence genome includes a region encoding these proteins:
- the LOC126786319 gene encoding histone deacetylase HDT1-like, whose translation MEFWGIEVKAGAPVQVLPDQGNVIHLSQACLGESKKSPESVVIYGKVGEKELVLGHLIPGQIPQLSFDLVFDEEFELSHNWKNGSVHFAGYQSVMGDDSEGSDDEFGSDSSEEEEDLPVVPAENGKVENKKPASAKSNAKPESSGKRKVKIEELKVEADEDDSDDSMDSADSDDDDESDDDSDEEDEETPTPKKPESKKRAQAPGSAKTPVSAKKAKIVTATPQKTDGKKGGHTDTPHPAKKGKTPATDKSKAQTPKSAGGSLSCRSCNKTFGSDGALQSHNKAKHSAGK comes from the exons ATGGAGTTCTGGg GTATTGAAGTGAAGGCTGGAGCACCTGTGCAGGTATTGCCAGACCAAGGCAATGTGATTCATTTGTCACAG GCTTGTCTAGGTGAGTCAAAGAAATCACCTGAAAGTGTTGTTATCTACGGAAAGGTTGGAGAAAAGGAGCTTGTGTTGGGACATCTTATTCCTGGCCAAATCCCTCAGTTGTCATTTGATTTGGTCTTTGATGAAGAGTTTGAGCTATCCCACAACTGGAAGAATGGCAGTGTCCACTTTGCTGGCTATCAATCTGTAATGGGTGATGATAG TGAGGGATCAGATGATG AGTTTGGATCAGATTCAtctgaagaagaggaagatctCCCAGTGGTTCCTGCAGAAAATG GGAAAgtcgaaaataaaaaacctgCTTCAGCTAAGAGCAATGCCAAACCTGAATCTTCTGGAAAGCGAAAGGTTAAGATTGAAGAACTTAAAGTTGAGGCTGATGAAGATGATTCTGATGACTCAATGGACTCAGCTGACTCG gatgatgatgatgaaagtgatgatgattctgatgaggaagatgaagaGACACCCACCCCTAAGAAG CCTGAATCTAAGAAAAGAGCCCAAGCCCCTGGATCTGCTAAAACTCCAGTTTCTGCTAAGAAGGCAAAGATAGTCACCGCTACTCCTCAGAAGACTG ATGGCAAGAAGGGCGGCCACACAGATACTCCACACCCTGCAAAGAAGGGAAAGACTCCTGCTACCGATAAGTCCAAGGCACAAACTCCAAAGTCTGCTGGTGGTAGTCTCTCGTGCCGCTCCTGCAACAAGACATTTGGTTCAGATGGGGCTCTGCAGTCTCACAACAAGGCCAAGCATAGTGCTGGAAAGTAG
- the LOC126787293 gene encoding UPF0481 protein At3g47200-like — translation MKHDCTNATMIEEQFSDDFATMIVKDARFIIEVMLRYHFPKLRLDNDIMLTEPRLSQLRRDMGLLENQLPFFILEKLFDPESITGLSPSDRAGLSVIKLSYNFFKPLMHVDKGTEGDLEDIICSSRPHHFVDLLRSFYVRNHYMKAEAKGKLRTVPSVKELQQGDVKFEVLNSSNNLFDIKFLADTKILKIPKVIISHETELTIRNVLAFEQCHRTLAENYMTDYVMFMDRLMSTEEDVRLLAEKKIVKILIPKDRSGTISSKTSAKELIKNLTEGVIVDPNSFYFAELCQNVDKYCRSPKVVQKTIAVICLLLSVTANILQAIICQKNSC, via the coding sequence ATGAAGCACGATTGCACAAATGCTACAATGATCGAAGAGCAGTTCAGTGATGACTTTGCGACAATGATAGTGAAAGATGCCAGGTTCATCATTGAGGTCATGTTGAGGTATCATTTCCCTAAACTGAGGCTTGACAATGATATCATGTTAACCGAACCCCGTTTGTCACAGTTACGACGTGACATGGGGTTGCTTGAAAATCAACTGCCATTCTTCATTCTTGAAAAGCTTTTTGACCCGGAGAGTATCACCGGTCTCTCTCCTTCGGATAGAGCTGGACTTTCGGTGATAAAACTTTCTTACAATTTCTTTAAACCTCTAATGCACGTCGATAAGGGAACAGAAGGCGACTTGGAGGACATAATCTGTTCATCTAGACCACATCATTTTGTTGATCTGTTAAGAAGTTTCTACGTACGAAACCACTACATGAAAGCAGAAGCTAAAGGAAAACTGAGGACTGTGCCAAGCGTAAAAGAGCTTCAACAAGGTGATGTCAAGTTTGAGGTACTAAATTCGAGTAACAACCTATTCGACATAAAATTCCTTGCTGACACTAAGATTCTGAAAATTCCAAAAGTCATAATAAGTCATGAAACTGAGCTCACTATCAGGAACGTTCTAGCCTTTGAGCAATGCCATCGCACTTTGGCCGAGAATTACATGACTGATTATGTTATGTTCATGGATCGTCTCATGAGCACCGAAGAAGATGTGAGGTTGCTTGCTGAGaaaaaaattgtcaaaattCTAATCCCTAAGGACCGATCAGGTACCATCAGCTCGAAGACCTCAGCTAAGGAGCTGATCAAGAACCTTACTGAAGGGGTTATAGTAGACCCAAATAGCTTTTATTTCGCCGAGCTTTGCCAAAATGTGGACAAGTACTGCAGATCGCCCAAGGTAGTTCAGAAAACCATTGCTGTTATTTGTTTACTTCTAAGCGTTACTGCAAACATATTGCAGGCTATAATTTGCCAAAAGAACAGTTGCTAG
- the LOC126785748 gene encoding splicing factor U2af small subunit B-like, producing the protein MAKHLASMFATEKDRVNCPFYFKIGACRHGDRCARIHTKPSVSPTLLLSNMYQRPDMITPGVTAQGHPLDPRQMQSNFEDFYEDLFQELSKYGEIERLNVCDNIADHMVGNVYVQFSEEEHAANALKNLTGRFYAGRPIIVEFSPVTDFREATCRQYDENTCNRGGYCNFMHLKRIGSQLRRELFRNSRRRHSRSRSRSRSPNRHSRRYDGGDQRSYKTLSPGRSRRERSRSRSTERRRRRQPSPVREGSEERRAKIQQWNREREQNETASKDVTDNNGHAETGNYENGYE; encoded by the exons ATGGCGAAGCACTTGGCTTCAATGTTTGCGACGGAGAAGGACAGGGTGAACTGCCCTTTCTACTTCAAGATCGGCGCTTGCAGACACGGCGATCGGTGCGCCAGGATCCACACGAAGCCCAGCGTCAGCCCGACTCTGTTGCTCTCCAATATGTACCAGAGGCCCGATATGATCACCCCCGGCGTCACCGCCCAGGGCCACCCTCTCGACCCCCGCCAGATGCAATCCAATTTCGAG GACTTTTATGAGGATCTCTTTCAAGAGTTGAGCAAGTACGGGGAAATTGAAAGGTTGAATGTCTGCGACAACATAGCTGACCACATG GTGGGCAATGTATATGTTCAGTTTAGTGAGGAAGAACATGCCGCAAATGCACTCAAGAATCTGACTGGAAGATTTTATGCTG GGCGTCCTATCATTGTGGAGTTCTCTCCAGTGACAGACTTCCGTGAAGCCACCTGCAGGCAATATGATGAAAATACGTGCAATCGTGGTGGATATTGCAACTTCATGCATCTGAAGAGGATTGGGAG CCAATTGAGACGTGAGCTGTTTAGGAATTCTCGACGAAGGCATAGCCGGAGTCGAAGCAGGAGTCGCAGCCCGAACAGGCATAGCAGAAGGTATGATGGTGGGGATCAAAGAAGTTACAAGACTTTAAGCCCTGGTCGAAGTAGGCGGGAACGCAGTAGAAGCAGGAGCACtgagaggagaaggagaagacaACCCAGTCCAGTCAGAGAAGGCAGTGAGGAGAGACGAGCCAAAATTCAGCAGTGGAACAGGGAAAGAGAACAAAACGAAACAGCTTCTAAGGATGTCACTGACAATAATGGCCACGCTGAAACTGGAAATTATGAGAATGGTTACGAGTAA